In a single window of the Zea mays cultivar B73 chromosome 5, Zm-B73-REFERENCE-NAM-5.0, whole genome shotgun sequence genome:
- the LOC100273457 gene encoding zealexin A1 synthase, protein MEDKVLIAVGTVAVVAVLSKLKSAVTKPKLNLPPGPWTLPLIGSIHHIVSNPLPYRAMRELAHKHGPLMMLWLGEVPTLVVSSPEAAQAITKTHDVSFADRHINSTVDILTFNGMDMVFGSYGEQWRQLRKLSVLELLSAARVQSFQRIREEEVARFMRSLAASASAGATVDLSKMISSFINDTFVRESIGSRCKYQDEYLAALDTAIRVAAELSVGNIFPSSRVLQSLSTARRKAIASRDEMARILGQIIRETKESMDQGDKTSNESMISVLLRLQKDAGLPIELTDNVVMALMFDLFGAGSDTSSTTLTWCMTELVRYPATMAKAQAEVREAFKGKTTITEDDLSTANLRYLKLVVKEALRLHCPVPLLLPRKCREACQVMGYDIPKGTCVFVNVWAICRDPRYWEDAEEFKPERFENSNLDYKGTYYEYLPFGSGRRMCPGANLGVANLELALASLLYHFDWKLPSGQEPKDVDVWEAAGLVAKKNIGLVLHPVSHIAPVNA, encoded by the exons TCCAGGGCCATGGACGCTGCCGTTGATTGGCAGCATCCACCACATCGTCAGCAACCCGCTGCCCTACCGGGCGATGCGCGAGCTCGCGCACAAGCACGGGCCGCTCATGATGCTGTGGCTGGGCGAGGTGCCCACGCTGGTGGTGTCGTCGCCGGAGGCCGCGCAGGCGATCACCAAGACGCACGACGTGTCGTTCGCCGACCGTCACATCAACAGCACCGTCGACATACTCACCTTCAACGGCATGGACATGGTTTTCGGGTCCTACGGCGAGCAGTGGCGGCAGCTCCGCAAGCTCAGCGTGCTGGAGCTGCTGAGCGCCGCGCGGGTGCAGTCGTTCCAGCGCATCCGCGAGGAGGAGGTGGCGCGGTTCATGCGGAGCCTCGCCGCGTCCGCCAGCGCCGGCGCCACCGTCGACCTGTCCAAGATGATCTCAAGCTTCATCAACGACACCTTCGTCAGGGAGTCCATCGGCAGCCGGTGCAAGTATCAGGACGAGTACCTGGCTGCCCTGGACACTGCCATTCGGGTGGCCGCGGAGCTAAGCGTAGGTAACATCTTCCCGTCGTCTAGGGTGTTGCAGAGTCTTAGCACGGCGCGACGCAAGGCGATAGCGTCCCGCGACGAGATGGCGCGCATCCTCGGGCAGATCATCCGCGAGACCAAGGAATCCATGGATCAGGGTGACAAGACTTCAAACGAGAGCATGATCTCCGTCCTGCTCAGGCTTCAGAAAGACGCCGGCTTGCCCATCGAGCTCACCGACAACGTCGTCATGGCGCTCATGTTT GACTTGTTTGGCGCGGGCAGCGACACCTCGTCGACAACGCTGACCTGGTGCATGACAGAGCTGGTCCGGTACCCGGCAACGATGGCCAAAGCGCAGGCCGAGGTCCGGGAGGCTTTCAAGGGGAAGACCACGATCACGGAGGACGACCTGTCCACGGCAAATCTTAGGTACCTGAAGCTCGTGGTGAAGGAAGCGCTCAGGTTGCACTGCCCGGTGCCGCTCCTGCTCCCACGCAAATGCCGGGAGGCGTGCCAGGTCATGGGCTACGACATCCCTAAAGGCACATGCGTGTTCGTCAATGTCTGGGCGATCTGTAGGGACCCTAGGTACTGGGAAGACGCCGAGGAATTCAAGCCGGAGCGGTTCGAGAACTCCAACCTAGACTACAAGGGAACATACTACGAGTACCTCCCGTTCGGGTCTGGCCGTCGCATGTGCCCGGGAGCAAACCTTGGAGTGGCCAACTTGGAGCTTGCACTGGCCAGCCTTCTGTACCATTTCGATTGGAAGCTACCAAGTGGACAGGAGCCTAAGGATGTCGATGTCTGGGAGGCTGCAGGACTGGTTGCGAAGAAAAACATAGGCCTGGTTCTGCACCCTGTCAGCCACATTGCTCCGGTTAATGCCTAA